One Vicia villosa cultivar HV-30 ecotype Madison, WI linkage group LG5, Vvil1.0, whole genome shotgun sequence genomic window, TACTCTTAGAGTATGAAGGGAACTAGTGTAATTTGTCGGTGTTATTTATCTTTCCacactttaccgctttcatcacattACATAAACTAGAAAGTAAAGAATCATCCTTCCATAAAACCAAAAAATTTTTAAAGTACTTAATTCTCCCTCCTTCTTAGGCGCACTAAATACTTACAATTGACATCAGAGCATATTATGGGTAACATGTTCCTAAGGATTCAGAGTGTCTTCGCAAATATAAATCTGATTTTCAAAGACAGTGGCAACAATAACAAGCCTTTATTGTTGTATGGTCAATACTTTAATTTTTGGAAAATACGCATGAAGGCGCATCTAGAATCTCAAGAAAGATAAGTATTGAAAGGTGTTGAAAGTGACCCTTTCATTTCTACCAGTGTTGTTGATGGTGTTGGTACCCCCAAGTCCGAAAGTGCATGGAATGAAGATGATGAGAAAAAATACCTCTATGACATGAAAGCAATAAATCTTCTTCAAAGTGCAATTAGTATGAATGAGTTCTTTTGCATTTCAACATGCataatggaaaaataaaatatgggATACATTGGTGGAAACTCATGAAGGAATCATTGatgttaaaagatcaagattaacCACTTTGAGTCAAGAGTATGAGTAATTAGAATGTAGCCCCGAGAATCAATACTTGACTTGCAGAAAAGATttgtacatttgacaaatcatttGATAGCACTTCTTAAAATTTTTACTAATgatgaacttaatcttaaagtgcttagATCTTTTACCAGGAAATGATAACCAAAAGTAAcagcgatatccgaaaagaagaatctattcaatatgttgttaagaaatgtgattgagcctaactcaaccctacaaaaccggcttgtagagtgaggattgcccccacttataaggacatgttcaggccatttgtccgatgtgggactcttaacacaccccctcacgtccaggactagacaactggagcatggaaataaacggtgggtggcccgatagcgaaaatcatagaaggtggcccaccggatcttaaacgagactcttgataccatgttaagaaatgtggttgggcctaactcaaccctacaaaaccggcttgtagactaaggattgcccccacttataaggacatgttcaggccatttgtccgatgtgggactcttaacatatGTGTCATCCGCGACATTactaaaaaaaaacttcaagagCATGAAAGATTAGAGAATTATGAAATTCAAGTAAAATattcaaaagatattttttaaagacgAAATTCAAGTTACAAATAATATCCTTGAGTTGTATTACAAGTAAAGAAATTactaaaagtattttttttattataaatgttaATGTTATAAAGAATATGCActaattttattacaaaaatattttttgtcaaagaaaataaaggaataaAATAGATGAATAGAATAGCAATGAGCAACATTAAAGGACTTTTATTCTTATCAAATTGACGATGAATGTTACATAAATTAATTTAGTGAAAATAAAGAGAGAAAATGAGTTTCCCGCTTGCAATGGTGGTAGATTGAATTGTGGTATACCAatgtattaattatatatttaataaaaatatgaaaatacaaattattttatagaaaaatttaaaaaatagattattttgtaaatttttatattgaaaaaaatcacatttttaattaaccgttattgttaattattttaaaaatatacaaaGACACACTATGGGTACTACTAATTGTTGGATAAAATATCCGAAGGGTTTGATTAATAAAACTGTAGAAAATTGAATAGACACGGCGGCTTGTAAATGAAAGTCATTATACGCATTTTGAAAGATGAGCGACATGGCTGCTAGTAGATAATAGACTTTTCAATTTAAACATTTTTCCACATACGGCACTTGAGTTTCATAGTAATTGAGATCTTGTTTGTGGCCTATATAAACTTCCATCATCTCCCACTTTCTACTCACAAAATACCATCTTTTCTTCTCATCATTCTTAATTCACTCCAAAAAAATGTCTCTCATGAAAATATCACTGTTGTCTGTGTTTACTCTTTGCTTGATATCTGCACAGGCAGCAACATTTGACATCGTTAACCAATGCTCTTACACTGTCTGGCCAGCTGCCACTCCCAGCGGCGGCGGTACACAGTTAAACTCAGGCCAAACATGGAGTATAAACGTCCCAGCGGGAACTTCATCGGGCCGAGTTTGGGGCCGAACTGGTTGCAGTTTTGACAGCTCAGGTAGTGGTAGTTGCCAAACCGGTGACTGCGGTGGTGCCCTAAGTTGCACCTTATCCGGTAAATCTCCACTCACACTTGCGGAATTTACCCTTAACGGTGGAAACAATCAGGATTACTTTGATATATCTGTAATTGATGGTTTCAACATTCCAATGCAATTTGCTCCAACCTCCAATGGATGCAACAATGTACGAACTTGCCAACAATCTTCTTGCACTGATGCTTATCAGTATCCCAGTGATGATACTAAAACAGTTTCATGCCCAGGTGGTACCAACTATAAAGTTGTCTTCTGCCCTTGAAATACATATATAGCTCCACAACCCTTTGCcaataaacaaaatttattattttgtatGCAATATGTGTAAGATGTAAAACAATATTGCTAAATTTAGGCgtgaaattatttataaataattatcgCCAAACCACTATATGGAaataaataaatgagagcttATTTGGACcaatttttttgtctttttttttttcttgtcttattaaaaattatgatttaTTTTGAGATTGACATATTCACTTAATTGGGTAGTTGGACTCTTTCTAAAGTCATTGTCTTTTCTTGGAAGCTTCTCTAATATTGAATCTCCATCAGCActactaaaaaaaatgaaatttaaagaGGGCAGTTTTCCTcactaatatattaattttttgtcACAAATTATATTAGTGATGGATTTTGTAAAGAACCTAAATCCATACAGAATTTCAATTTCACAAAAGTATTAGTGAGATAGTGAGGTAGTTGGTTTTGTTTAGGGACCTTTTTCTAACATTTTTGTTTTGCTGCTCTAAAGTCGTCTTCACATTAGTTCGTGAATAGTGATGTAGTTAGTTTTGTTTGGTATATAATCTTTAGATGGTTGGGCGTGTGTGTAGCTATACACTACAACATTTTTGACCTACGGTTACGCTAAATTTTTTCACAATTCAAAAACTGTGGCTACATACAAACTTTAGTCAGAGTTTTCAAATCGTAGACTTATGTTTTAAAATATTGAAATCGGAGTGTGAAAATGTGGCCTTTTCTTCATTTACCACGCTTAACAAACTATAGATATTTTTAGCCGCAAATAAAAATCGCGGaattataattttcacttcaaactgTGGCCCAAGCCAAAAAAAATATATCCCGCAAGAATTTTCCGTTCTTTTAGTTTCCCTctcgttaattttttttataaatttgtttagattaaaaaaaagaaaaaaaacattgaaAATGTAAATACAATAAGGTGCCTCATTCTAACCTAATTTTTCCTCTCCAATTCCTCACAAAACATTTTTCCCTTCTTTCTCTCCCAAAACCTTCGTCCCTTCTCTCTCACtagaaaccctagttcattctcaCCTAAACTGAATATCAAGCTTACAAACCAACACAAAAGAATCttcataatcttcttcattaacACGTCCTCAACAACCAGGTCCATACACACCTCTGATTCATCGATTCAAATGCACCTCGCAGCGTTTCACCATCGTCGCACAACACATTCAGCACATCATCAACACCGATCCAACAAAAAGCATCAGCGCAAGAGCAACTACGACGAACCGCCATCTTCAAAGCGGCCAATCGCAACATCAATAACATCACAGTGTCACGATTCAACAACAACTCAGTGTAAACTCCGACGAAAGCCGAAACGCGACACGTAGCAGTTCGCGATCTCAACACATCAACTCATCGCGACAATCTCCCTCAATCGACGATAATTTCGTCGATTTCCCCTTCCACTTATTTTACTGATTCATGCGTGTCTAGCTTAGATTCTGTTGATTTACTGAATCTGCAGCTCTTTGTTTCTTTCTCACCTTTTTGCTATCCTCACGGCCATGGCTTAAGAAATTCAATCAAAATGCAAAAGCACAACCACACAAACCCTTAGACCCTATTGATGAGTGGTAAATTGTTGTgaatttgagtgtgaataattagcactcatcagcttaattcatttgcttttcgtcaataaaccttaactttagtgtatatttagtatagtttacgttatagtgtatatattgcgttatcgtgtaaatatcattgagtttaattgttttcatcttatttttgtaggtattcaagcattgatatttattcatagttagatagagcattgaataagctttccaacgcttcaaaccgggcgaaaatcggagttacggttctcaagttatggccgaaacagtgcagaatttttctgctactggtgtcactcgccgggcgagcccgactggcccaaaaatgtgatttgctactgcctggaGTCGCCGGGCGAACCATTTTAGTCGCCAGGCGAAACAGTGTCGGCAGAAAACGCAATAAAGCTGttggaaatcattttttcaaggatggttggatattttagagctccaatccatccaatagcattttttgagtggaatgatgctagaaaacacattggagctgtcaaatggatgatccggggttgaatccttcatcaatcggagccgacaaaccgggagatttttgggtttttctccatttcttctctttgtagtttcttttgtgagttttgttatgtatatactttgatctcatgtatatttgttgactactatgttatataaagcttgctttcatatttttatggattattgtcttagattgttgctttgttgctatgtgtttgagttgctatagagatgtagggctctaatgcttatctaggatgattttctattaacttaattgcagagatggattaggttgataatcacttagtgtcagtgcttaatgcgtctgagtggtcgtgtttgtctgagagatcgacatttacgggaagctcggatttcttatgtgttgtttaggtgtctgagagatcgtcacttagataatgttgtgggttgtgttgttgacatgtggtaatattgataggttacaagttgagtatattcgatcaataagtttaagtttgtgaagagtagattatatgtaatatttgatagtttcttctctctaaagaatgaattctttttgtgttaatatttacttttccattttttatctttaacaaattcaatccaaactcataactatggaaactgttgaacggcagttcaatgcactgatccctgtggagacgataatttttccCAGAGTAATACTTCCTAACTTTTGtttcttgccgctttaccgcttcaacaaaatggcgccgttgccagggattggtgttttattgaacttgcatcgcaatagtttcttttgttttgagttttgtatatattgtatatattgtatattctcacttgtttataATGATACTTGTGTATATTTACTACACTTGTACATGTTTTCCTTATACTTGTGAATTTGTTATATCATTGTTTGTTCTTTTCACGTTTTcttgtgtgtggttaggaatagccgggcggaagtaacttgaaggaactttctttaataacaggcgtcgagcttacgacgtaaaacaagcatgtttattctttttagtttttgtttagtttaggtagtgtgatgcaattgtctaaacaaatttagatcggaccagttcttaaatttcaaatcttcacttttaaatttgtttatacaATTTCATATGGccttttagtttgtgtatattaatagttgtgtgtttgtctttgagcttgttttgagtagcttgaggaatttaaggtgattttccaagtttgattgtttcgacttgcgagtgtttggtaatgattttgttaaggTTTTGTACACGTTCGAGgtatgttgtaacaccccaaatctacccaacaaatatttaataaaatcagagtgcggaaattcaacatacaattgggatgtcacattcaacgtaaaacaacaaacaacttaatcacatatatcatagatacatagcacataactcggatgaaccgataaaacctgtttactcttttgaaaaataaaacaacttttattaataataataatatcaattattcaacttcacttcgcataatatttttattaaactaaaacaacttcaccaacatcatattacttcataaatcccacttaaaagttaacaacttatagttataataacagttaaaagacaatcgttcatcccccgagtgctacgtatcagagcaagacccaactcgaactaacagtcactaaagacttcataaaatcacttcaaacttccaccgctatcttgagtacctgtccatttcccatggtagggaaacatcattcagaaggggtgagatatccaacaatataaacaagcgtatgataaataatatattaagattagatcatacaatttcaccacttcatacttattcaaacaacagttataataacaaatagcaacaacagttataataattatttaccaacaacaagtataataacaattatcagcaacaagtataacaacaacaacttataacagcaacaacaacgtaataacaacaacaacttcaaatgcgactcaactgtgcaaatgcatgtggtaccatttggagtaaaactcccaacttaaacatatgccaggttatcgaggcatttcaacaaggcgtaagccttcaacgtggtgccattaaggccaaggcataagccttcaacttttcaacgtggtgccatcaaggccaacttaaacaatgcaaatgtatgcatgcaacaacaaccgcaacgtcacaacacaacaatgcaacaaccgcaaacaacttaatcaaccttggtcataagacctgcaacttaatcaacgcatcatcaataacttaaacaacattggtcataagacctgcaacttaatcaacgtatcaacaacaacaaccagaacaacagcaacgaaaacaacaacttaaacatgcatcaattgcatcaacttaatcattacaaaacagcccctaaacatctaggtactaattcttcaatttattaattaatctactaccaacaattcttatcattctaattccaattctactattcgttaattctattattaattccaattatgctactaattcagccagctacatatatcatcgttattactagtgctatttcttcttcacaccaattccatattcatacaacttaatccattaactacacatttcatcactaagaatcatcactataatttctactaattaaattaatcaattccaacggtataatattctaattaatttaaaccaatttcttcactaataataattataattcttctcaagttaatcctactaaggcttgatcccaacaaccaacataaaacatcaacagcaagaaatcaaaacatatttctaaaactcgtatagtACGCGCTGCAAAcctctctttgcgccgcgaacaccacaaaaaccttcagttcgcgccgcgtccaaaccttggcacttacctgcgctgacagcatcttccaacaaaattaaaactcaattttcttccttcgattccagtacaattcaatttcgaccatcacaggaacatagcaatattatagttatactccaccaacatctagcaattttctacaactaattcctcaataataattataaaccctaggttaatttcccacaaccattgattgaacttttataaccttattcaccgacgtcaatcaatttcaacattcaacaatacaatcacaacacacaaaacagaggcaatcatacaaccataacccccacataccATTCATCaaaatcccgtttatagagctagaaccccacccttaccttggatatgggattgctctactctcccggttgccatagcttatgccgctgcttccaacttttctccgaaaatcttttctaacaacgtacagagacgcaccaaaaacctgttcggaaatctctttgtcagacggacttaaaatcatcaaaacgaaaatcgctccggtcagaagttacctctacgagtctggaacgttgtgtccaagaaccacgacgatccaacggttggattgggagaaacgtccgttttactaaggtgtctcactgcagaaacttgctgcgaaaattggacttcctctaacttttctcttccgccatggctctcttcttcacctctcctccaaaccctattcctatttgtgttatgatagctcttccttcttccaattctaaatccaacatagtaaggttattttatttaatcacttaaataacttaattgggcctaagtgacataccccctccttacttcacaacaactcaaattaaacccaaagttatttttaagctcattaataaaataacacttcaactttatttcaccaaattaatccgattaattaccatgccaacttaataaaataattccgacttcgtcgataaaattcgaattaaatataagtagtccaatattaataataatattatttctactattatttcttcaacgaaatcaactttattaattctccgactaaccgaataaaatccgactttaacttaataatccaaatacgcttcccaaaataataccgacaattctgattgatccacgaacttcgattaaatccaatgaataaattcttaaataatttaattaactaattaattaaattcggggcgttacaactctcccccacttgaatattttcgtcctcgaaaatctatgcaACACAACCACTCTCAAAGTTAAATCCCGCTTCAGCTGCGCCACTCCGATCACccatcttaattcaccgtccTTATCAAAGTTCCTATCATCTCATGCGGTTCGCAAGCTTCAATCAAGTTTTAGACTTTCTTTAGCATCCATCACTTTGAACATTATTAAGATAGCAAGATACGCacataacatccaatacaatttcgtctaccattaacaagagattaagggtgatcaagtcctcagtTTGTCAATAGATATCCGAcaatcataatggagtataaccatcattactAACTACAACAACGTCTCTACTTACACCATCAAAAGCATCATAATTCAATATCTTACAAAACCATCTGAAcctgctaacaccgacgtcttacaACTTCATACTACCACACATCCTATGATAATATCAGAACAACATTCCTTAACACTATCATCGTCAGCACTCCTCATTCTTGAAATTATGCTCTTCGCACTTCTAACAGCTGCAACAACTCTTATAATCACTTACTAATAATCCATAACAAGGTCTATAATAATTCTACACTTAATCATTGTTCCTTCGTCAACAGTTTACACGATAACTACTCAAACTGACAACTtcatttctttccaacatcatcctgccaCCAATAAATTTGTTACAGCTGCTGCCACTATTTTAATAAGaaggttcatctcgttagctttccaacgcttcaaacgggagtcaaatcggacgtccagaactccaattatgaattttcaaagtttcataacgattcagaaatttttctgcgttttgcttacggaaatttcgctccaaaactcattctcttcaactcaatCACTTTCCAAACAGTCCTTAGCACAACTCCtcgctcccaaactttttatatcTCGAGAGGCAAATTCTTTCGGCGACTTCAATTTCTGAAACACCAAGACAACCATCCTCTCTGCAACTTCCAACTAAaacacatccgagaagcaaagcttctcccccacttctctcaaactaatacctgcaacaaccagaaagcaacaagtaccgacagtgtttcacacacttgtcgcgtacagaggaataaacaacattagacaactctggccggacggaccgacctgctctgataccaattgtaacaccccaaatctacccaacaaatatttaataaaatcagagtgcggaaattcaacatacaattgggatgtcacattcaacgtaaaacaacaaacaacttaatcacatatatcatagatacatagcacataactcggatgaaccgataaaacctgtttactcttttgaaaaataaaacaacttttattaataataataatatcaattattcaacttcact contains:
- the LOC131608024 gene encoding thaumatin-like protein produces the protein MSLMKISLLSVFTLCLISAQAATFDIVNQCSYTVWPAATPSGGGTQLNSGQTWSINVPAGTSSGRVWGRTGCSFDSSGSGSCQTGDCGGALSCTLSGKSPLTLAEFTLNGGNNQDYFDISVIDGFNIPMQFAPTSNGCNNVRTCQQSSCTDAYQYPSDDTKTVSCPGGTNYKVVFCP